One window from the genome of Gopherus evgoodei ecotype Sinaloan lineage chromosome 2, rGopEvg1_v1.p, whole genome shotgun sequence encodes:
- the LOC115645113 gene encoding antimicrobial peptide NK-lysin-like produces MASILVLPFLFAVATAFAGQDLVPMRCLQGPKFWCQDVATAVECQRKQYCTSLWADVPLWDQLEEEDEARPPNKKCTLCTQIVGKLKEMVGDDPDEDAINKALNSVCRSVGKRQARTCKSLLKKYKDQLMEGLQNGDEAGDICTSIRLCKEPPEFSN; encoded by the exons ATGGCTTCAATACTTGTCCTCCCATTTCTCTTCGCTGTGGCTACAG CATTTGCCGGCCAAGATTTGGTTCCCATGCGATGTTTGCAAGGACCCAAGTTCTGGTGCCAGGATGTGGCCACGGCCGTGGAATGCCAGAGGAAGCAGTACTGCACAAGCCTCTGGGCCGACGTTCCTCTG TGGGatcagctggaggaggaagacgAGGCTCGGCCCCCTAACAAGAAGTGCACACTCTGCACCCAGATTGTGGGGAAGCTCAAGGAGATGGTTGGCGATGACCCCGATGAG GACGCTATCAACAAGGCCCTGAATTCCGTGTGCAGATCCGTGGGCAAACGCCAGGCCCGGACTTGCAAATCGCTGTTGAAAAAGTACAAAGATCAGCTCATGGAAGGACTGCAGAATGGTGATGAGGCCGGAGACATCTGCACCAGCATCAGATTGTGCAAGGAGCCCCCAG AGTTCTCCAACTGA
- the MYL7 gene encoding myosin regulatory light chain 2, atrial isoform isoform X1 has translation MASRKAGTRSKAAAKRAQRGSSNVFSMFEQSQIQEFKEAFSCIDQNRDGIITKSDLKETYSQLGKLNMKDEELDEMLKEGKGPINFTVFLALFGEKLNGTDPEESILNAFKLFDPNGTGHVNKDEFKQLLLTQADKFTPEEVEQMFAVTPIDVAGNIDYKSLCYIITHGDEKED, from the exons ATG GCCAGCCGGAAAGCCGGGACCCGAAGCAAAGCTGCCGCCAAGCGCGCCCAGAGGGGCTCCTCCAACGTCTTCTCCATGTTTGAGCAGTCTCAGATCCAGGAGTTCAAGGAG GCATTCAGCTGCATCGACCAGAACCGTGACGGCATTATCACAAAATCAGACCTGAAGGAGACCTATTCCCAGCTTG GGAAATTGAACATGAAGGATGAGGAGCTGGACGAGATGCTGAAGGAGGGGAAGGGCCCCATCAACTTCACCGTCTTCCTCGCACTCTTCGGGGAGAAGCTGAATG gcaCCGATCCAGAGGAATCCATCCTCAACGCTTTCAAACTCTTCGACCCCAATGGAACCGGCCACGTGAACAAGGACGA gtTTAAGCAGCTCCTGCTGACCCAGGCAGACAAGTTCACCCCGGAGGAG GTGGAGCAGATGTTCGCGGTGACGCCCATCGACGTGGCAGGAAACATCGATTACAAATCCCTCTGTTACATCATCACCCACGGCGACGAGAAGGAGGACTGA
- the MYL7 gene encoding myosin regulatory light chain 2, atrial isoform isoform X2 has protein sequence MAFSCIDQNRDGIITKSDLKETYSQLGKLNMKDEELDEMLKEGKGPINFTVFLALFGEKLNGTDPEESILNAFKLFDPNGTGHVNKDEFKQLLLTQADKFTPEEVEQMFAVTPIDVAGNIDYKSLCYIITHGDEKED, from the exons ATG GCATTCAGCTGCATCGACCAGAACCGTGACGGCATTATCACAAAATCAGACCTGAAGGAGACCTATTCCCAGCTTG GGAAATTGAACATGAAGGATGAGGAGCTGGACGAGATGCTGAAGGAGGGGAAGGGCCCCATCAACTTCACCGTCTTCCTCGCACTCTTCGGGGAGAAGCTGAATG gcaCCGATCCAGAGGAATCCATCCTCAACGCTTTCAAACTCTTCGACCCCAATGGAACCGGCCACGTGAACAAGGACGA gtTTAAGCAGCTCCTGCTGACCCAGGCAGACAAGTTCACCCCGGAGGAG GTGGAGCAGATGTTCGCGGTGACGCCCATCGACGTGGCAGGAAACATCGATTACAAATCCCTCTGTTACATCATCACCCACGGCGACGAGAAGGAGGACTGA